In a single window of the Drosophila albomicans strain 15112-1751.03 chromosome 3, ASM965048v2, whole genome shotgun sequence genome:
- the LOC117567109 gene encoding uncharacterized protein LOC117567109 isoform X13: protein MTFTRLKTLTLLVCTLLALSFPGYVNCANKKGSSSSSSQPAAAAPLEPEAVIEEVNAKQLEKLLADKDYVAVFWYARSCVTCDKVLAELEKIDDDTDSFGVDFVKINDKRLAKQYGIKNFPALTYFREKEPIIYDGDLMDEEGVLDFLTSLEAMDLPDRIEEVNAKILHKIIEDTDFVAVLFCPDHETCPPRVMDKQQCRKCAKALQELENIDDEADQLGIGFVKIHDEALADEYNLGNLPALVYYRHQTPIIYEGELQREEDVLEWLVQNKSTGDEDDVIEDVTSKTLSTLISNIDNLVVLFYDHGNDDSMTVLEELEQIDDDCDKHGIQFVKIDDAKAAGDYGIDSIPAIVYFEKEIPNVYDGDLMDEEQILKWLLGQLERDEIEDVTDEMLDTMIKEGRVIAVLFYDNNDKKSQKVLEELENIDDECDALGITFVKIDNPEEAVEYGINKVPKLIYFEKGIPTIYEGNLEDEEKLLKWLEEQTSSDQIEDITDEMLDLIIEKMPHVAVLFYDKDQKKSQKILAELENIDDECDQNDIAFVKIDDDKEAKEWGIDEIPSIVLFERGIPHIYEGDLMKEDELLGWLVHQKRYSEIPEVTDEMKDKLVENTEHLAVIFYDKDDKQDMRILNELENIDDELEKEGIVIVRIDNAAEAKEYGLDHLPALIYFENKIPALYEGDLMNEDEVLEWLLVQKKTATIEEVTDEILVNLINEHEYVVVFFTGPCEPGETCDHTLNALESIDDELDEAGIIFVTTEDTGIAKKYNVKTYPRLVFFRNRDPLHFTGDLDDEDEVLAWITDDETLEIPGKIEEVNVKMLDKILAENDHVVVFFYAEGDKKAQKILNELENIDDECEEKDIDFVKTSDDDIDKEYDLPGLPALAFYRHKFRTIYTGDLMKEEEILEWVIDLHESTADVIESVDRKTLQVLINDVEHLAVFFYDDECESCGGILEELENIDDDTDKHGIQFVKSNDVKLAHEIGIFAFPALVYYETGVPIMYDGNLKNENRVLQWLINQKNLGKRNTNKYAFRKDDECFYVGLGHDGHSAKRGNNFVPNDYKPFQCCPTKLEKSTKVPKMTAQRIGHDGDASNRQGGGNFKFAASSSTSASKPVSKPVASKKQASKRNNDDDDDDDDDEDDDDDEDVPLVKVSYANKRSGQSTKKPIPKLQQQQDDDESVEVEKPKSKSSKKSGNKLNVKTGINFFQNRLKNLYDLIFQDISLWE, encoded by the exons ATGCGCGAAGCTGCGTGACCTGTGATAAGGTTTTAGCGGAACTCGAAAAAATTGACGATGACACCGATTCATTTGGTGTGGACTTTGTGAAAATTAACGACAAACGACTAGCTAAACAATATGGCATCAAGAACTTCCCCGCGCTCACCTACTTCAG GGAAAAGGAGCCAATCATCTACGATGGCGATCTTATGGATGAGGAGGGCGTGCTCGATTTTCTCACCTCGCTGGAGGCCATGGATCTGCCCGATCGCATCGAGGAGGTAAATGCCAAAATCCTGCACAAGATTATCGAGGATACCGATTTTGTAGCCGTGCTATTCT GTCCCGATCATGAAACATGCCCACCCAGGGTAATGG ATAAACAGCAATGCCGCAAATGCGCCAAGGCTCTGCAAGAATTGGAGAATATCGATGATGAGGCCGATCAGCTTGGCATCGGTTTTGTCAAGATACACGACGAGGCCTTGGCCGATGAATACAACTTGGGCAATCTGCCGGCATTGGTCTACTATCGCCACCAGACTCCGATCATCTATGAAG GTGAACTGCAACGGGAGGAGGATGTCTTGGAATGGTTGGTCCAGAATAAATCAACCGGCGATGAGGATGATGTTATCGAGGATGTCACATCCAAGACGCTGTCAACGCTGATCAGCAACATTGATAATTTGGTTGTGTTATTCT ATGATCATGGCAATGATGATTCGATGACCGTGTTGGAAGAGCTAGAACAAATCGACGATGACTGCGATAAGCATGGCATACAGTTTGTGAAAATTGATGATGCCAAGGCGGCAGGCGATTACGGAATCGATTCG ATTCCGGCAATTGTATACTTTGAAAAAGAAATTCCAAACGTTTACGATGGCGATCTCATGGATGAGGAACAGATACTGAAATGGTTGTTGGGACAGTTGGAACGTGATGAAATCGAGGATGTCACCGACGAAATGCTCGATACAATGATCAAAGAAGGACGCGTCATTGCAGTGCTGTtct acgacaacaacgacaagaaaTCGCAAAAGGTGCTCGAAGAACTTGAGAACATTGACGACGAATGCGACGCTTTGGGCATTACTTTCGTGAAAATCGACAATCCCGAGGAGGCCGTTGAATATGGCATCAATAAAGTTCCTAAACTGATATACTTTGAAAAAGGCATTCCAACCATATACGAAGGCAATCTGGAGGATGAGGAGAAGCTATTGAAATGGCTCGAAGAGCAAACGAGTTCCGATCAAATCGAAGACATTACCGATGAAATGTTGGATTTGATCATTGAGAAAATGCCGCACGTTGCTGTGCTCTTCT ATGATAAAGATCAAAAGAAATCACAGAAAATCCTCGCAGAATTGGAAAACATCGACGATGAGTGCGATCAAAATGATATTGCTTTTGTCAAGATCGATGACGATAAGGAAGCCAAAGAATGGGGTATCGATGAGATACCATCGATTGTACTCTTTGAACGTGGTATTCCACATATCTACGAGGGTGATCTGATGAAAGAGGATGAGCTGCTCGGTTGGCTGGTGCATCAAAAGCGCTATTCCGAAATTCCCGAAGTCACCGATGAAATGAAGGACAAACTGGTCGAGAACACCGAACATTTGGCTGTCATCTTCT ACGACAAGGATGACAAGCAGGACATGCGCATCTTGAACGAGCTGGAGAACATTGACGATGAACTCGAGAAGGAGGGCATCGTCATTGTGCGCATCGATAACGCTGCCGAAGCCAAGGAATATGGTCTTGATCATTTGCCCGCTCTGATCTACTTCGAGAATAAGATCCCCGCTCTGTATGAGGGTGATTTGATGAATGAGGACGAGGTCCTGGAATGGCTGCTGGTGCAGAAAAAGACGGCCACCATCGAGGAGGTTACCGATGAGATTCTGGTCAACTTGATCAATGAACACGAGTatgttgttgtcttctttACTGGTCCCTGCGAACCGGGTGAGACTTGCGATCATACGCTCAATGCCCTCGAGAGCATCGATGATGAGTTGGATGAGGCTGGCATCATTTTTGTTACCACCGAGGATACCGGCATCGCTAAGAAATATAACGTGAAAACCTATCCACGACTGGTGTTCTTCCGCAATCGTGATCCATTGCACTTTACCGGCGATCTGGATGATGAGGACGAAGTGCTCGCTTGGATCACCGATGACGAAACCCTTGAGATTCCCGGCAAAATCGAGGAGGTCAATGTCAAAATGTTGGACAAGATTTTGGCCGAAAACGATCATGTGGTCGTGTTCTTCT ACGCCGAGGGTGACAAGAAGGCACAGAAGATCCTCAACGAATTGGAGAACATCGACGATGAATGCGAGGAAAAAGACATCGACTTTGTAAAGACATCCGACGATGATATCGATAAGGAATACGATTTGCCCGGTTTGCCGGCGCTTGCATTTTATAGACATAAGTTTAGAACAATTTACACCG GTGATCTGATGAAGGAGGAGGAAATTCTTGAATGGGTTATCGATTTGCACGAATCAACGGCTGATGTTATCGAATCGGTGGATCGCAAGACATTGCAAGTTTTGATCAACGACGTGGAACATCTCGCTGTTTTCTTCT ATGATGATGAATGCGAATCGTGTGGTGGCATTCTGGAGGAATTGGAGAACATCGACGATGATACCGATAAGCATGGCATTCAGTTTGTCAAATCGAACGATGTGAAGTTGGCCCACGAAATTGGCATTTTCGCATTCCCCGCTTTGGTCTACTACGAGACAGGCGTTCCGATCATGTATGATG GTAAtctcaaaaatgaaaatcgtGTGCTGCAGTGGTTAATCAATCAAAAGA ACTTGGGTAAAaggaatacaaataaatatgcatttcgcaaag ATGACGAATGTTTCTATGTTGGATTGGGTCACGACGGCCATTCAGCTAAGCGCGGCAACAATTTTGTGCCCAACGATTACAAACCATTCCAATGCTGTCCAACCAAATTGGAGAAGTCAACGAAAGTTCCTAAAATGACGGCCCAGCGCATCGGACACGACGGCGACGCCAGCAATCGTCAAGGCGGTGGCAACTTCAAATTTGCCGCCTCATCGAGCACCTCTGCAAGCAAACCTGTCTCGAAGCCCGTCGCCTCCAAGAAGCAGGCGTCTAAGCGCAacaatgacgatgatgatgatgacgacgatgatgaggatgatgatgatgatgaggatgtGCCATTGGTGAAGGTGTCGTATGCCAACAAGCGTTCGGGTCAATCGACAAAGAAGCCCATCCccaagctgcagcagcaacaggatgATGACGAATCCGTCGAGGTGGAAAAACCTAAGAGTAAATCATCCAAGAAGTCGGGAAATAAGCTGAATGTTAAAACCG GCATTAATTTTTTCCAAAATCGactaaaaaatttgtatgacCTCATTTTTCAGGATATCTCTCTGTGGGAGTAa
- the LOC117567109 gene encoding putative leucine-rich repeat-containing protein DDB_G0290503 isoform X7, with product MTFTRLKTLTLLVCTLLALSFPGYVNCANKKGSSSSSSQPAAAAPLEPEAVIEEVNAKQLEKLLADKDYVAVFWYARSCVTCDKVLAELEKIDDDTDSFGVDFVKINDKRLAKQYGIKNFPALTYFREKEPIIYDGDLMDEEGVLDFLTSLEAMDLPDRIEEVNAKILHKIIEDTDFVAVLFCPDHETCPPRVMDKQQCRKCAKALQELENIDDEADQLGIGFVKIHDEALADEYNLGNLPALVYYRHQTPIIYEGELQREEDVLEWLVQNKSTGDEDDVIEDVTSKTLSTLISNIDNLVVLFYDHGNDDSMTVLEELEQIDDDCDKHGIQFVKIDDAKAAGDYGIDSIPAIVYFEKEIPNVYDGDLMDEEQILKWLLGQLERDEIEDVTDEMLDTMIKEGRVIAVLFYDNNDKKSQKVLEELENIDDECDALGITFVKIDNPEEAVEYGINKVPKLIYFEKGIPTIYEGNLEDEEKLLKWLEEQTSSDQIEDITDEMLDLIIEKMPHVAVLFYDKDQKKSQKILAELENIDDECDQNDIAFVKIDDDKEAKEWGIDEIPSIVLFERGIPHIYEGDLMKEDELLGWLVHQKRYSEIPEVTDEMKDKLVENTEHLAVIFYDKDDKQDMRILNELENIDDELEKEGIVIVRIDNAAEAKEYGLDHLPALIYFENKIPALYEGDLMNEDEVLEWLLVQKKTATIEEVTDEILVNLINEHEYVVVFFTGPCEPGETCDHTLNALESIDDELDEAGIIFVTTEDTGIAKKYNVKTYPRLVFFRNRDPLHFTGDLDDEDEVLAWITDDETLEIPGKIEEVNVKMLDKILAENDHVVVFFYAEGDKKAQKILNELENIDDECEEKDIDFVKTSDDDIDKEYDLPGLPALAFYRHKFRTIYTGDLMKEEEILEWVIDLHESTADVIESVDRKTLQVLINDVEHLAVFFYDDECESCGGILEELENIDDDTDKHGIQFVKSNDVKLAHEIGIFAFPALVYYETGVPIMYDGNLKNENRVLQWLINQKSNDDDGSDEKIVKLSYPKESDVDKRQRLKRLQKTIRNERLRKHSRNDDDDDDDEDNDDDDDDNNNNDDDDDDDDNDDNDDGDNDNDFDDDDEDNDDEDEDEDDEDNDDDDDDNKDDDDDDNNDDDDDDDNNDEDDDDDDNNDDDDDDNNDDDEDDDDNNDEDDEDEDDDDNNNDDDEDDENGDDNDNEDDEDDENDDDEDNEDDDEENDDEDDDDNNSKNNNDDEDDEDDDENNDDEDEDDEENDDDDDDDENNDDEDDENNDDEDDDDEDNDDEDDDDENGNKNIDDDDEEDEDDDDNNDDDDDNNDDNNDDDDDNNNDDDDEDDNDDDDDNDNDDDDDNDDEEEDISKQIYKHRAKGRTIHRLSDLCAGHVIDEIDDECFYVGLGHDGHSAKRGNNFVPNDYKPFQCCPTKLEKSTKVPKMTAQRIGHDGDASNRQGGGNFKFAASSSTSASKPVSKPVASKKQASKRNNDDDDDDDDDEDDDDDEDVPLVKVSYANKRSGQSTKKPIPKLQQQQDDDESVEVEKPKSKSSKKSGNKLNVKTGINFFQNRLKNLYDLIFQDISLWE from the exons ATGCGCGAAGCTGCGTGACCTGTGATAAGGTTTTAGCGGAACTCGAAAAAATTGACGATGACACCGATTCATTTGGTGTGGACTTTGTGAAAATTAACGACAAACGACTAGCTAAACAATATGGCATCAAGAACTTCCCCGCGCTCACCTACTTCAG GGAAAAGGAGCCAATCATCTACGATGGCGATCTTATGGATGAGGAGGGCGTGCTCGATTTTCTCACCTCGCTGGAGGCCATGGATCTGCCCGATCGCATCGAGGAGGTAAATGCCAAAATCCTGCACAAGATTATCGAGGATACCGATTTTGTAGCCGTGCTATTCT GTCCCGATCATGAAACATGCCCACCCAGGGTAATGG ATAAACAGCAATGCCGCAAATGCGCCAAGGCTCTGCAAGAATTGGAGAATATCGATGATGAGGCCGATCAGCTTGGCATCGGTTTTGTCAAGATACACGACGAGGCCTTGGCCGATGAATACAACTTGGGCAATCTGCCGGCATTGGTCTACTATCGCCACCAGACTCCGATCATCTATGAAG GTGAACTGCAACGGGAGGAGGATGTCTTGGAATGGTTGGTCCAGAATAAATCAACCGGCGATGAGGATGATGTTATCGAGGATGTCACATCCAAGACGCTGTCAACGCTGATCAGCAACATTGATAATTTGGTTGTGTTATTCT ATGATCATGGCAATGATGATTCGATGACCGTGTTGGAAGAGCTAGAACAAATCGACGATGACTGCGATAAGCATGGCATACAGTTTGTGAAAATTGATGATGCCAAGGCGGCAGGCGATTACGGAATCGATTCG ATTCCGGCAATTGTATACTTTGAAAAAGAAATTCCAAACGTTTACGATGGCGATCTCATGGATGAGGAACAGATACTGAAATGGTTGTTGGGACAGTTGGAACGTGATGAAATCGAGGATGTCACCGACGAAATGCTCGATACAATGATCAAAGAAGGACGCGTCATTGCAGTGCTGTtct acgacaacaacgacaagaaaTCGCAAAAGGTGCTCGAAGAACTTGAGAACATTGACGACGAATGCGACGCTTTGGGCATTACTTTCGTGAAAATCGACAATCCCGAGGAGGCCGTTGAATATGGCATCAATAAAGTTCCTAAACTGATATACTTTGAAAAAGGCATTCCAACCATATACGAAGGCAATCTGGAGGATGAGGAGAAGCTATTGAAATGGCTCGAAGAGCAAACGAGTTCCGATCAAATCGAAGACATTACCGATGAAATGTTGGATTTGATCATTGAGAAAATGCCGCACGTTGCTGTGCTCTTCT ATGATAAAGATCAAAAGAAATCACAGAAAATCCTCGCAGAATTGGAAAACATCGACGATGAGTGCGATCAAAATGATATTGCTTTTGTCAAGATCGATGACGATAAGGAAGCCAAAGAATGGGGTATCGATGAGATACCATCGATTGTACTCTTTGAACGTGGTATTCCACATATCTACGAGGGTGATCTGATGAAAGAGGATGAGCTGCTCGGTTGGCTGGTGCATCAAAAGCGCTATTCCGAAATTCCCGAAGTCACCGATGAAATGAAGGACAAACTGGTCGAGAACACCGAACATTTGGCTGTCATCTTCT ACGACAAGGATGACAAGCAGGACATGCGCATCTTGAACGAGCTGGAGAACATTGACGATGAACTCGAGAAGGAGGGCATCGTCATTGTGCGCATCGATAACGCTGCCGAAGCCAAGGAATATGGTCTTGATCATTTGCCCGCTCTGATCTACTTCGAGAATAAGATCCCCGCTCTGTATGAGGGTGATTTGATGAATGAGGACGAGGTCCTGGAATGGCTGCTGGTGCAGAAAAAGACGGCCACCATCGAGGAGGTTACCGATGAGATTCTGGTCAACTTGATCAATGAACACGAGTatgttgttgtcttctttACTGGTCCCTGCGAACCGGGTGAGACTTGCGATCATACGCTCAATGCCCTCGAGAGCATCGATGATGAGTTGGATGAGGCTGGCATCATTTTTGTTACCACCGAGGATACCGGCATCGCTAAGAAATATAACGTGAAAACCTATCCACGACTGGTGTTCTTCCGCAATCGTGATCCATTGCACTTTACCGGCGATCTGGATGATGAGGACGAAGTGCTCGCTTGGATCACCGATGACGAAACCCTTGAGATTCCCGGCAAAATCGAGGAGGTCAATGTCAAAATGTTGGACAAGATTTTGGCCGAAAACGATCATGTGGTCGTGTTCTTCT ACGCCGAGGGTGACAAGAAGGCACAGAAGATCCTCAACGAATTGGAGAACATCGACGATGAATGCGAGGAAAAAGACATCGACTTTGTAAAGACATCCGACGATGATATCGATAAGGAATACGATTTGCCCGGTTTGCCGGCGCTTGCATTTTATAGACATAAGTTTAGAACAATTTACACCG GTGATCTGATGAAGGAGGAGGAAATTCTTGAATGGGTTATCGATTTGCACGAATCAACGGCTGATGTTATCGAATCGGTGGATCGCAAGACATTGCAAGTTTTGATCAACGACGTGGAACATCTCGCTGTTTTCTTCT ATGATGATGAATGCGAATCGTGTGGTGGCATTCTGGAGGAATTGGAGAACATCGACGATGATACCGATAAGCATGGCATTCAGTTTGTCAAATCGAACGATGTGAAGTTGGCCCACGAAATTGGCATTTTCGCATTCCCCGCTTTGGTCTACTACGAGACAGGCGTTCCGATCATGTATGATG GTAAtctcaaaaatgaaaatcgtGTGCTGCAGTGGTTAATCAATCAAAAGA gcaacgatgacgatggcagtgatgagaaaattgttaaattgagCTATCCTAAAGAAAGTGATGTGGATAAAAGACAAAGATTAAAGCGTCTGCAAAAAACGATACGAAATGAAAGATTACGAAAACATTCGCGaaatgacgatgacgatgacgacgatgaggacaacgacgatgacgatgacgataacaataacaacgacgatgacgatgacgacgatgacaatgatgataatgacgatggtgataatgataatgactttgatgacgacgatgaagacaatgacgatgaggatgaggatgaggatgatgaggacaatgatgacgacgatgacgataacaaagacgacgacgatgacgataacaatgacgacgacgatgatgacgataaCAACGACgaagatgatgacgatgacgataacaacgatgacgatgacgacgataacaacgacgacgatgaggatgatgatgacaatAATGACGAGGAcgacgaagatgaagatgacgaCGATAAtaacaatgatgatgatgaagatgacgaGAACGGCGACGATAACGATAATGAAGACGACGAAGATGATGAGaatgatgacgatgaagataatgaggatgacgatgaagaaaatgatgatgaagacgatgacgataacaatagcaaaaacaataatgatgacgaggacgacgaagacgacgatgaaaacaatgatgatgaagacGAGGACGATGAagaaaatgatgatgatgatgacgatgatgaaaataatgacgatgaagatgatgaaaataatgacgatgaggacgatgacgatgaagataatgacgacgaagacgatgacgacgaaaatggcaataaaaatattgatgacgacgatgaagAAGATGAGGACGATGACGATAAcaatgacgacgatgacgacaatAACGATGACAacaatgacgatgacgatgacaacaataatgacgacgatgatgaagatgataatgatgacgatgacgataacgataacgacgatgacgatgacaatgacgacgaagaagaagatatCAGCAAGCAAATATATAAGCACAGAGCTAAAGGCAGAACGATACATCGGCTTTCTGATCTATGCGCGGGTCATGTCATAGATGAAATAG ATGACGAATGTTTCTATGTTGGATTGGGTCACGACGGCCATTCAGCTAAGCGCGGCAACAATTTTGTGCCCAACGATTACAAACCATTCCAATGCTGTCCAACCAAATTGGAGAAGTCAACGAAAGTTCCTAAAATGACGGCCCAGCGCATCGGACACGACGGCGACGCCAGCAATCGTCAAGGCGGTGGCAACTTCAAATTTGCCGCCTCATCGAGCACCTCTGCAAGCAAACCTGTCTCGAAGCCCGTCGCCTCCAAGAAGCAGGCGTCTAAGCGCAacaatgacgatgatgatgatgacgacgatgatgaggatgatgatgatgatgaggatgtGCCATTGGTGAAGGTGTCGTATGCCAACAAGCGTTCGGGTCAATCGACAAAGAAGCCCATCCccaagctgcagcagcaacaggatgATGACGAATCCGTCGAGGTGGAAAAACCTAAGAGTAAATCATCCAAGAAGTCGGGAAATAAGCTGAATGTTAAAACCG GCATTAATTTTTTCCAAAATCGactaaaaaatttgtatgacCTCATTTTTCAGGATATCTCTCTGTGGGAGTAa